A region of the Antedon mediterranea chromosome 4, ecAntMedi1.1, whole genome shotgun sequence genome:
aaatatatatattttttattcctATTGgagtatttaaataattataaaaataaaatattactcatttattatcaattcaaaactttattcaatattaataagTATATTTGTCTACAAATGTTATTTACTAGTAAGGTTTTGATATAATGATTTATGCGGTATACAATGATTTATGCGGTATAAAATGATTTTTATCtatagataaaaagaaaaatgtctAAGGTTACAATTTGTTCAGAGTGCAACTCCACTGATgttgaaaatgaaaacattaatGGACATACAACTTTGATTTGCCGTGGCTGCGGAACAGTCATCGATGATAACGACATCAATGAAGAAAATCATGATGCTGCTCCCATCTTTCACAGCAGTGCGAACTTAAAAGCATTGGCACGCAATCGTAGAGTTACATGTCTAGatcaaaatgtttcaaaaacGAAAATAATGTGGGGAGAAATGGTAAAAACATTCtgcaaacaatttaaatttagtgtAGAGATGGAGAAACAGGCCGTAGACTACAGCTATAAAGCATTTGAAATGAAAGAGTTTTACAAACGACACAGCGAACAAAAACGTGCACTTAGTGCATCCTGCGTTTATCTAACTTGCCGAATGCACAATTGGCCGGTGACGATAAACTACGTCATTGACTTGTGTAGCGTGCATCGTGAATATTTCGGAACTGTGTTCAAACAGTTAGTGAATTGTTTAGGTATTAATTTGGAgtttatgaaattagaagaaatTATTCCAACATATCTTAAAGAAAGTGGACTTGAACAGTTGAATTTAGAAAAGAGTGTTCTTAACATTTGCTGTTTATCAAATGAAGCATGGTTAGTTTCTGGAAGACAGCCTATCCACTTGATCATAGCTGCGGCATATGTTGCATGGAGAGCAGTACCTGAAAacttcaaaaaaaaaattacagatTTTTCAAATCGTCTGACAGGAAAGACAAAAACTTGGAAGACAAGAGTtagagaaattgaaaatgttttgtttaaacttGCGTGCGCAATTCCGTGGAAATCATCAAACACCGTTAACCGTAACCGAATTGGCTTGTATGTGAATGATATCATGAAATACAAGCTATCATTGTTTTCACAATTTCAAATAACTGATGACAATGATGAAGATGAGGTAGTTCCAGGCAAGATGGAAGAAGATCCAAAAACAGTTTCAGAATCACAAGAATTGACAGATGAAGACCTACCTGAGGACCAGCTGCATATGTACTTAAAATCTGAACAAGAAGTCGCTATGcagaaaatttattttgatgactATTTAGAATCATTACCTCCCAGAAAAAAGGTCAAAGTTTGATAACATTTCTTGGTTTATCACACCAAATCCTAAACTATGTTTTAATACAATGATATTGcttatgtttgttttaaattttttttcacataagaaaatatttttgcatatttaaaataaaaaatataatatttaacaaaGTCCACTTTTAAGATAAAAGAACGGGTTTATGATAAACAGAACTTCAGTTTTTAACTGCTTTACTAGCTTAAACCAGTTATCTTctttatactttaaaaataattaaaaaaaacatttcagtCCAACAAAGAAACATGAAATGGTGTTATAATGTAAAAGCATAGAAAATAACAtcagtattatttaatttttattgaaatttgtcattaaaaactaaaaaaaagtaatgaaaacaataatcTATAATCTATGTAAATCAAAATGGCTGTGTTCAATGTgattacatagcgccctctatcaAGCATCACTTGATCGAGATTAAAAGTTTTTACTTCTTTATATTGATCACTCTCGCAATGCTATCATTAAATCCATATTGTATTATCATTGTTTAGTCAGATATATGTAATAAAACAGTAGCTGAtaacaaattcttttttaataacAAACTTTTAttccgttttttttttgtaaatccaAGTCAGTCGTGTAttacttttgtatttaatatatttattcttcttgtctttgcTGATAATCGTCCAAGAGCTCGTTAGTTTTGGTAgaatttgatttaataattaatttaaaatgacaaaaaacgATATTTAAGACGTATTATCTAGTGAAGATCACTGTAGATATGTTGTTAAAATCACTAGTGACTCATTTTGTCATGTATAGAGTAGAACATGCATCAATGCTGAGCTACTTTAGTTTCTAGAATTAGCACTTTAAAGTAAGTACTGCATGACGCGTCCTATCACATGATCTTGCTATGCCCACCAAATAATGAGTCACATGGGTATATCGGATTATGTTTACTGTACTTGAAATAATTTAGTTTGggagttaaattttttttaaagtttttaaagcAGAAAGTTACTTTAAAATAgttctaaaaatatatttcgATAAAAGTAAGTTGATAGAATTGAGAAAGATACgactttaaagctctgtctacactatcaaacttattgGTTTTCTAAGGGTCTCGACTTAAAAGCTTTGCTTTTTTCGAGTTCCCTTTTCCATAACTTCTTGACATTTTTTGTACAtagttttatgaaataaattgattttgattgattgattaattgaccaaaaaagtgtgatgtatccaaatatggtagtgatatgctatCATTAtgtccgtatatgggcacatcacattttgtcacataaagtttgatagtgtggacagagctttatgtgtAATATTACGTTTAAAAAAGTTACCGTATGTTATGATAatagataatatttaaatattgtattctatagcaatattaatatttggtgttttcatataatattgttttgtttgaaaatgaaataaacatcTAAAACTAATTGTCATTTTACTTAATGCAGTTAGAACTCCTACTCCCCCGTTGAGGAGGAACCTACGTGACCCAGCAAAGTGTCACGTGACCCAGCAAAGTGTCCCACAGGAGTGGTTTTGTACTATAAAACTAAGAGTTAATGTTGCTTGTAGAATCGGAACAGTTTTGATGTTTATAGTCGGCCGACTGCTGCCACGTGTATATCATATTAGTTAATTATATCATCGAATGCTTTACACATGTACACGTGACACATGTGCTGACAATTGACCCATTTACTCCAACGAATGACAACTTTATTATCAAACTACTAATTGTAAAATAATTCGCTTGCATCTCCTCCTCGTCGAAGAATCCGATTTAAACAATCACttctttttttacaaaaggaaCATTAATAAAGCAGGTTGCTTTCTCAAATAAGTACAAATGTCGATAAACCAATGGATGATAAGAACGCAGTGACGCATGGCGCGTAATTATAGTTTCAGCCAATCAACGACTGATCTCGATGCATTATCTTACCAGTGGGAGCGATTAATTCATCTACAAGAAACTTCTGGTAAATATGATGTTTTGGGGCCAGTTTACCATTTGTTCGACTGTTTGTTACTATGTCACATGGTTCGTTTGGCTAGCCAATAACATTCTCCCAATGGAGCGTAATTGTCATGGTAACACACTGTGGCTGTTAATCATGTTATAACGGACACCTAACACAATCTATgatcaattatattttgtttctttttgtcGTTTCTTTAGAcccattatgttttttttttattatagacggcatcattaaaatgaaatttacaaGCTATAAGAAGATGATCATGTATGTTGGCCATAAATTACTCAGCGAACGAATCTTTTAAGTAGTTCAGTGTCTCAGATACCATTAAACTTTGATGGATACTGTAAGTGGACCgctaaataataaaatggatGCCAAATATCTCTCATAACTTCTCTATTGATTATCGTAAATATATATTGATtcaaagagagaccacacttaAATGTGATCACAAACTATAAtaactaaaatataattaattggaatatagtataaaaatgaatattatagtATAGATATAAGTCAGATTATTCGTCAACAGAACTAAGGCTGAGATTGTCTCAACGTTTCATTATATGCTACACTTCAACCGTCTTCTGGTGTAGCTAGGAAAGTTGAGGCGAATATATGAAAATGGAAAAgcataaagcctgttttccattATTGAACATATTCGCGCAAATCGAACATTCTTGAGTTCTGATTG
Encoded here:
- the LOC140046146 gene encoding transcription factor IIIB 50 kDa subunit-like gives rise to the protein MSKVTICSECNSTDVENENINGHTTLICRGCGTVIDDNDINEENHDAAPIFHSSANLKALARNRRVTCLDQNVSKTKIMWGEMVKTFCKQFKFSVEMEKQAVDYSYKAFEMKEFYKRHSEQKRALSASCVYLTCRMHNWPVTINYVIDLCSVHREYFGTVFKQLVNCLGINLEFMKLEEIIPTYLKESGLEQLNLEKSVLNICCLSNEAWLVSGRQPIHLIIAAAYVAWRAVPENFKKKITDFSNRLTGKTKTWKTRVREIENVLFKLACAIPWKSSNTVNRNRIGLYVNDIMKYKLSLFSQFQITDDNDEDEVVPGKMEEDPKTVSESQELTDEDLPEDQLHMYLKSEQEVAMQKIYFDDYLESLPPRKKVKV